The following coding sequences lie in one Pseudomonas sp. SL4(2022) genomic window:
- a CDS encoding AAA family ATPase, whose product MEHREALVALRHFLSSQILGQEKLIERLLIALLADGHMLVEGAPGLAKTKAIKELAEGIEAEFHRIQFTPDLLPADITGTEIYRPETGSFVFQQGPIFHNLVLADEINRAPAKVQSALLEAMAERQVSVGRSTYELSPLFLVMATQNPIEQEGTYPLPEAQLDRFLMHVKIGFPDAGVERKILAQARGEALNGETKPEQLVSQQAIFAARQEILGLYMADAVEEYLVQLVMASRTPAKFDPELAEWIAYGASPRGSIALDRCARAHAWLAGRDFVSPEDIQAVLFDVLRHRIILSFEAEAAGIDQDRVIQRILDVVAVA is encoded by the coding sequence ATGGAACACCGTGAAGCGCTTGTCGCGCTGCGACATTTTCTTTCAAGCCAGATCCTCGGCCAGGAAAAACTCATCGAAAGGCTGCTGATTGCCTTGCTTGCCGATGGCCACATGCTGGTCGAAGGCGCACCGGGTCTGGCCAAGACCAAGGCGATCAAGGAGCTGGCCGAAGGTATCGAAGCCGAGTTTCACCGCATTCAGTTCACCCCCGACCTGCTCCCGGCAGATATCACCGGCACCGAAATCTATCGTCCGGAAACGGGTAGCTTCGTGTTCCAGCAGGGGCCGATATTCCACAACCTGGTGCTAGCCGATGAAATCAACCGCGCGCCGGCCAAGGTGCAATCGGCGCTGCTTGAAGCCATGGCTGAGCGCCAGGTCAGTGTCGGCCGTAGCACTTATGAGCTGTCGCCGCTGTTTCTGGTAATGGCCACGCAGAACCCGATCGAGCAGGAAGGCACCTACCCGCTGCCCGAAGCTCAGCTTGATCGTTTTCTGATGCATGTGAAAATCGGTTTTCCTGATGCCGGTGTCGAACGCAAGATCCTCGCGCAGGCCCGTGGCGAAGCGCTGAATGGCGAAACCAAGCCCGAGCAACTGGTCAGCCAGCAGGCAATCTTCGCCGCACGCCAGGAGATTCTCGGCCTGTACATGGCCGACGCAGTGGAGGAATACCTGGTGCAACTGGTAATGGCCTCGCGCACCCCGGCCAAGTTCGACCCTGAGCTGGCCGAGTGGATAGCCTACGGCGCCAGTCCACGCGGCTCGATTGCCCTGGACCGCTGTGCACGGGCACACGCCTGGCTGGCCGGACGCGACTTCGTCAGCCCGGAAGATATCCAGGCCGTGCTGTTCGACGTGCTGCGCCACCGGATCATCTTGTCGTTTGAAGCCGAAGCCGCCGGCATCGATCAGGACCGCGTCATACAGCGTATTCTCGATGTTGTGGCGGTCGCCTGA